A portion of the Sphingobacterium spiritivorum genome contains these proteins:
- a CDS encoding MG2 domain-containing protein encodes MKNLLLIIIALFPLFVKAQKKESSPKWKKVEELINIKNYEQTLPILADIKAEARSSNNSPEWVRTFLAENRAHTINQTTEASFKVLQNHFKNNIKQANPLEQQVLTNFYAVFLSANIHQLLEKSAIVPVQRATELYKIDSIFRQSLADKERLLKEKTEDWATLLTSSQNIELSPTLYHLLAYNYLSFLDGQRDQSLKVDSFKKEITAVNIKYHYDNANAYLQYLNVLNQSYWDMNNNYSSIKKKLDSTYSDYNAYVIASIARNAPSKKEAVTLLKSSLQKYPNSPWLGNVKQIHNAMTKAEIDISHPTFAPANQYTPIQIKQRNADQLYIRVYNRTNTPKKFRQFKVNNDSLTNLVTFDGQLVYEDKVSLKVFDDYENHTTIYKLNPFSTGNYTVLASNNPDFKDDGLYLTTTYSELTISDLFVSATKEKEDENKSLSTYKVLLINRISGIPYANKKIGIYQDKRRELIRIGDKKTNYAGELTFSSKDDLSDFQLYIPEENQLVDLLELNDVEDHTRRGQEEENNGEKIKSLIMTDRSIYRPGQTVYLKAILYNSAVLNGKIMASEKVKLYLKDANNQLIDSLLLHTNTFGSVNGEFRLPVKTLSGNFRIELTHNGQQLESDYFKVEEYKRPTFKVFFEPNKETYSRTDTVKFEGKTETLSGVSLPQTTIRYSLKVRDHNNWKYILTYDSTTVADQSGKFYISFPLSLASLKSSRKFGIEVTAEAVNTTGEMQTASANYKYADKQRALSLEIVPNVMVEGKWKEIKVNTTNLNYQPYAFAGEIEIYRIKKPTVILPDYRSYNNEQPEYHLFTADEYEKYFPNTFDRIKFENKNKELVGKYHFDTRDTNIVFIDSTRFPYGQYEVKAFTVEGQDTVNSSYMVQILHPQTFKTSNSDFLITKFDKNTYDRNEKVTLQLQTDFMDAKAAFLWEVIGGSKQPTKIIPLDKGKGQYTFQLDGDRTINPTILHIALIKDNKIQLLTQRVPVLTSDRNLQIKQHTFRNKITPGQKEKWSFTIAQKDKQLQTEVLATMYDSALDMFTPHSLPGQFNLQYPYFYGFSFYHLSQEFGQTSGSLLSRYNRKQDTLVNDDIPQIRNYGLWNTRIFFNYTTRKYTARSVVSNMMMSNDSSLQEVVVAGVAAGVQIRGTSSAAPEAQSPLYIVDGEIMDAFNLQSLKADKIDNMAVLKGAEASALYGSRGMNGVIIITTKEFKAKEEKMNTAQVRTNLQETAFFYPTLYTDKDGLVSFEFDSPEALTKWKLLLFAHGQHLEAGSATFMTQTQKELMVSPNVPRYLRNGDQITIKAQIQNLGKNTLSGDAKIEIINPENNQVISTAFLDDKAYQAFSVSAENNTIVEWKLKVSTDIPVVQIKIVAATDAFSDGEVHELPILSNKILITDTEKIILKPEQSKTYQVASFGKDNLLTKIQIQSNPIVEIIAALDYLKNYPYECSEQLSSKWFGLKMIQYVQKYYPAISDYFKALDQENSKGKLEENTRLSTLTLEEMPWLRDVKGEQQKLKALAKLFHSDIASELNDLEKKIIKNQLPNGAFSWFEGGKENTDISIRILEIFGKVLYLDKTLVSNTIQNSSKKIVSYLDQDKNLISEKNNVEQTLSYLFARHYWNAYTPGNKIELEKLSSKLAKSAEITAKGSAGSAAKAWIVNQLYGTGTQADFIKNRIKQEAITDSAKGMYWESNSRRYNATSLQSYMTEAYKLNDPDKLRQISQWIYYNKQANHWRTTWMTVDAIYALLLANNPEEFSMVNTTEVMINEQKTEMDEQVLGQINKEIQKDDLKGNQHITVRNNNTSRTVYGGIYHQYFVPVEEIKATANSLSVYKKYYVERAGKWVESTSFNLGERVKVRLTIINDTALEYVHIKDNRPSGTEPEYRASGYQWRSGYYFTMKDASTNYFYDMLPKGRHELEYEVKANNIGVFNAGISTAECMYDPSVNARSENLKVEIK; translated from the coding sequence ATGAAAAACCTGTTATTAATTATCATTGCCTTATTCCCTCTTTTTGTAAAAGCACAAAAGAAAGAAAGCTCGCCCAAATGGAAAAAAGTAGAAGAGCTGATCAACATCAAAAACTATGAACAGACGCTACCGATACTAGCCGATATCAAGGCAGAAGCCCGCTCATCAAATAACAGTCCGGAGTGGGTTCGTACTTTTCTGGCTGAAAACAGAGCACATACCATCAACCAGACTACGGAAGCTTCTTTTAAAGTACTTCAAAACCATTTTAAAAATAATATTAAACAGGCAAATCCTCTTGAACAACAGGTTCTGACAAATTTCTATGCAGTATTCTTATCTGCGAACATCCATCAGCTACTGGAAAAGAGTGCGATTGTACCGGTACAGAGAGCTACCGAGCTCTATAAAATAGACTCCATATTCAGACAGTCCTTAGCAGATAAAGAGAGGCTGCTGAAGGAAAAGACTGAAGACTGGGCGACACTTCTCACTTCTTCTCAGAATATAGAACTTTCGCCTACCTTATACCACTTATTAGCTTATAATTATCTGAGTTTTCTGGATGGACAGCGTGATCAAAGCTTAAAAGTTGATTCCTTTAAAAAAGAAATCACAGCGGTCAATATAAAATATCATTATGACAACGCGAATGCCTATCTCCAATACCTGAATGTATTAAACCAGAGTTATTGGGATATGAACAATAATTACAGCAGTATCAAAAAAAAGCTTGACTCCACTTATTCGGATTACAATGCATATGTAATAGCTTCCATTGCCCGAAATGCTCCGTCTAAAAAAGAAGCTGTAACATTATTGAAGAGCTCATTACAAAAATATCCAAACAGCCCGTGGCTGGGTAATGTAAAACAAATCCATAATGCTATGACTAAAGCTGAAATAGACATTAGCCACCCTACATTCGCTCCTGCAAATCAATATACACCGATACAGATTAAGCAACGGAATGCAGACCAATTGTATATCCGGGTATATAACAGAACCAATACGCCCAAAAAATTCAGACAATTTAAAGTCAACAATGATTCTTTAACAAATTTAGTAACATTCGATGGTCAGCTGGTTTATGAAGATAAAGTTAGCCTAAAGGTATTTGATGATTACGAAAACCATACTACTATTTATAAGCTGAATCCTTTTTCAACAGGAAATTATACAGTACTGGCATCCAATAATCCTGATTTTAAAGATGATGGCCTTTATCTTACCACAACATATTCTGAACTGACAATTAGTGATCTGTTTGTTTCAGCCACCAAAGAGAAAGAGGATGAAAACAAGTCCTTATCGACTTATAAAGTATTACTGATCAACCGTATTTCGGGTATTCCTTATGCGAATAAAAAAATAGGAATATATCAGGATAAAAGAAGAGAGCTCATCCGTATAGGCGATAAGAAAACAAACTATGCGGGTGAACTTACATTTAGCAGCAAGGATGATCTGAGCGATTTTCAATTATACATCCCTGAAGAAAACCAATTAGTAGATCTTCTGGAACTTAATGATGTAGAAGATCATACCAGAAGAGGACAAGAGGAAGAAAATAACGGGGAAAAAATAAAGAGTCTGATCATGACGGACCGGTCTATTTACAGACCTGGTCAGACCGTATACCTCAAAGCCATTCTGTATAACAGTGCGGTACTCAACGGAAAAATCATGGCTAGTGAAAAAGTAAAGCTTTACCTAAAAGATGCAAATAATCAACTGATAGATTCGCTATTGCTCCATACAAATACTTTTGGCTCTGTAAATGGAGAATTCCGTTTACCGGTAAAAACTTTGAGTGGAAATTTCAGAATTGAACTTACACATAACGGACAACAGCTGGAATCCGATTATTTCAAAGTAGAAGAGTATAAACGACCAACTTTTAAAGTATTTTTTGAACCGAATAAAGAAACATACAGCAGGACAGATACGGTAAAGTTTGAAGGAAAAACAGAAACATTATCCGGGGTTTCTTTGCCACAAACTACTATCCGCTACTCCTTGAAAGTAAGGGATCACAATAACTGGAAGTATATTTTAACATATGACTCAACGACGGTTGCAGACCAGTCCGGCAAGTTCTATATCTCTTTTCCGTTAAGTCTGGCCAGTTTAAAAAGCAGCAGAAAATTTGGAATAGAGGTAACAGCTGAAGCAGTAAATACCACCGGAGAGATGCAAACTGCAAGCGCAAATTACAAATATGCGGATAAGCAAAGAGCACTCTCTCTGGAAATCGTTCCCAATGTCATGGTGGAGGGAAAATGGAAGGAAATCAAGGTTAATACAACTAATCTGAATTACCAGCCTTATGCTTTTGCGGGAGAAATTGAAATTTATCGTATCAAAAAACCTACTGTCATTCTTCCGGATTACCGATCCTACAACAATGAGCAGCCGGAATACCACCTGTTTACAGCAGATGAATATGAAAAATATTTTCCTAACACATTTGACCGGATCAAATTTGAGAATAAAAATAAGGAGCTGGTAGGAAAATATCATTTTGATACGCGTGACACCAATATTGTATTTATTGACAGCACCCGTTTTCCATATGGTCAGTATGAAGTCAAGGCATTTACAGTGGAAGGTCAGGACACGGTAAACTCTTCGTATATGGTTCAGATCTTACACCCGCAGACATTCAAGACAAGTAATTCAGATTTTTTAATCACCAAATTTGATAAGAACACATATGACCGTAATGAAAAAGTGACCTTACAGCTTCAGACAGATTTTATGGATGCAAAAGCCGCTTTTTTATGGGAAGTTATCGGCGGATCCAAGCAACCTACGAAAATCATTCCGCTAGACAAGGGTAAAGGACAATATACTTTCCAACTTGACGGAGACCGAACCATAAATCCTACGATATTGCATATTGCACTTATTAAAGATAATAAAATACAACTCCTGACACAGAGAGTACCGGTGCTTACTTCTGACAGAAATCTGCAGATAAAACAACATACATTCAGAAACAAGATAACGCCGGGACAGAAGGAAAAATGGAGCTTTACCATCGCTCAAAAAGATAAACAGCTTCAAACAGAAGTACTCGCTACGATGTACGACAGTGCGCTTGATATGTTTACACCTCATTCTCTGCCAGGTCAGTTTAACCTTCAATATCCATATTTTTACGGATTTAGTTTTTATCATCTGAGTCAGGAATTTGGTCAGACATCAGGATCTCTTTTAAGCCGTTACAACAGGAAACAGGATACACTAGTAAACGATGACATCCCTCAAATCCGTAATTACGGATTATGGAATACACGAATATTTTTCAATTATACCACAAGAAAATATACTGCCAGAAGTGTTGTTTCCAATATGATGATGTCAAATGATAGTTCTTTACAGGAAGTCGTTGTAGCCGGAGTGGCTGCCGGTGTGCAGATCAGAGGCACGTCTTCAGCCGCACCCGAAGCACAATCTCCTCTGTATATAGTTGACGGAGAAATTATGGATGCCTTTAACTTACAAAGTCTTAAAGCTGATAAGATCGATAATATGGCTGTCCTAAAAGGAGCTGAGGCATCTGCATTATACGGATCCAGAGGAATGAATGGTGTAATAATTATTACCACAAAAGAGTTTAAAGCCAAAGAAGAAAAAATGAATACAGCTCAGGTGCGCACCAATCTGCAGGAAACAGCCTTCTTCTACCCTACTCTGTACACAGATAAAGATGGTCTCGTATCTTTCGAATTTGACAGTCCGGAAGCACTGACAAAATGGAAACTATTGTTATTTGCTCACGGACAGCATCTGGAAGCAGGATCAGCCACTTTTATGACACAGACACAGAAAGAGCTGATGGTCAGCCCTAATGTACCGCGTTATCTGAGAAATGGAGATCAGATAACGATCAAAGCTCAAATTCAGAATTTAGGCAAAAATACATTGTCCGGTGATGCAAAAATAGAGATTATCAATCCCGAAAATAATCAGGTGATATCCACAGCTTTTCTGGATGACAAAGCTTATCAGGCATTCAGTGTATCAGCCGAAAATAATACAATTGTGGAATGGAAACTAAAAGTTTCAACCGATATTCCTGTCGTACAGATCAAAATAGTAGCGGCTACAGATGCTTTCTCTGATGGAGAAGTACATGAACTACCGATACTTTCCAATAAGATCCTGATCACAGATACAGAGAAGATCATACTCAAACCGGAGCAAAGCAAAACTTATCAGGTAGCTTCATTTGGAAAAGACAATCTGTTGACCAAAATTCAGATTCAGAGCAATCCTATTGTTGAAATTATTGCAGCTTTAGATTACCTAAAAAATTATCCTTATGAATGCAGTGAACAGTTGAGCAGCAAATGGTTTGGGTTGAAAATGATCCAATATGTACAGAAGTACTACCCTGCCATATCTGATTATTTCAAAGCATTAGACCAGGAGAACAGCAAGGGTAAATTAGAAGAAAACACCAGGCTGAGCACATTGACTCTGGAAGAAATGCCGTGGCTGCGCGATGTGAAGGGAGAGCAACAAAAACTCAAAGCACTGGCGAAGTTATTTCATTCGGATATTGCATCAGAATTAAATGATCTGGAAAAAAAGATTATCAAAAATCAATTACCAAACGGAGCATTTTCATGGTTTGAAGGTGGAAAAGAAAACACAGATATCTCGATTCGTATTCTCGAAATATTTGGAAAAGTACTCTATCTGGACAAAACATTAGTCAGCAATACGATTCAGAACAGCTCTAAAAAAATAGTGAGTTATCTGGATCAGGATAAGAATCTGATCAGTGAGAAGAATAATGTTGAACAAACGCTAAGCTACCTCTTTGCCCGCCATTATTGGAATGCCTATACTCCCGGAAATAAAATCGAACTGGAAAAACTCAGTTCCAAATTGGCCAAATCAGCAGAAATTACAGCCAAAGGCTCAGCAGGATCTGCTGCTAAAGCCTGGATTGTAAATCAGTTATACGGAACAGGAACACAGGCCGACTTTATCAAAAACCGTATAAAACAGGAAGCTATCACAGATTCTGCCAAAGGTATGTATTGGGAAAGTAACAGCAGACGCTATAATGCGACCAGCCTGCAGTCTTATATGACAGAAGCTTATAAACTCAATGACCCGGACAAGCTTCGTCAGATCAGTCAGTGGATCTATTATAATAAACAGGCCAACCATTGGAGAACAACCTGGATGACTGTGGATGCCATCTATGCACTGTTACTGGCAAATAACCCTGAAGAATTTTCTATGGTCAATACCACCGAAGTAATGATCAATGAACAAAAAACTGAGATGGATGAGCAGGTACTTGGGCAGATCAATAAAGAAATTCAAAAGGATGATTTAAAAGGCAATCAGCACATTACTGTTCGTAATAACAACACCAGCAGAACGGTTTACGGTGGTATATATCATCAATATTTTGTTCCTGTTGAAGAAATTAAAGCGACAGCCAACAGTCTGTCTGTTTATAAAAAATATTATGTAGAACGGGCCGGAAAATGGGTGGAAAGTACAAGTTTCAATCTTGGAGAGAGGGTAAAAGTCAGACTGACTATTATCAATGATACTGCACTGGAATATGTACATATCAAGGACAATCGTCCATCCGGAACAGAGCCGGAATACCGGGCTTCAGGCTATCAATGGAGATCAGGCTATTATTTCACAATGAAAGATGCTTCAACAAACTATTTTTATGACATGTTGCCAAAAGGAAGACATGAGCTAGAATATGAGGTCAAAGCGAATAATATCGGCGTATTTAATGCCGGTATCAGCACAGCAGAATGTATGTATGATCCTTCTGTGAATGCCCGCTCAGAAAATCTGAAAGTAGAGATTAAGTAG
- a CDS encoding nuclear transport factor 2 family protein: MKNAIKSIATALILVTSLSAFAAENTNPVKDNSVSTVKSFLEATTSGSLNFSNQLFAKDFEYYTASKPDEKFNKNQYTEFLKKNKGLQYDCITSYQVLDENSDICLAKATMAFKNFTRVDYITLTRSQDVWKVSKVVTTYP; this comes from the coding sequence ATGAAAAACGCAATCAAATCCATCGCAACTGCTCTGATCCTGGTTACTTCTCTAAGTGCTTTCGCAGCTGAAAACACAAACCCGGTGAAAGATAATTCGGTAAGTACTGTCAAATCATTTCTGGAAGCAACCACATCAGGCAGCCTTAACTTCAGCAATCAGCTATTCGCTAAAGACTTTGAATACTATACGGCAAGTAAGCCCGATGAAAAATTTAACAAAAACCAATACACCGAGTTCCTGAAAAAGAACAAAGGATTGCAATACGACTGTATCACTTCATATCAGGTGCTGGATGAAAACAGTGATATCTGCCTGGCGAAAGCAACTATGGCTTTTAAGAATTTCACTCGTGTAGACTACATAACCCTTACCCGCAGTCAGGATGTCTGGAAAGTGAGTAAAGTGGTAACCACATACCCCTAA
- a CDS encoding RNA polymerase sigma factor — translation MELNSMVDVTSLSEEQLVALLQDSQQHAFNEIYKRHWAGIFLAAKNRLSNEDDAYEIVQNIFLNLWRKRSSFELTKNFAVYFATATKYEVLKSLSRQGHIEQYRNILRTSVSDRDDSTVNQLETKELLESLEQSIRVLPEKCQLVFRLRVEKEYSQKEIAKELNISEKTVEAHLTKARKHIRNDLGILAFIHLVHYLKNF, via the coding sequence ATGGAATTGAATAGTATGGTTGATGTGACATCCTTATCGGAAGAACAACTGGTAGCGCTATTGCAGGATAGCCAGCAGCATGCTTTTAATGAAATCTATAAACGTCACTGGGCCGGAATCTTTCTGGCAGCGAAAAACCGGCTGTCTAATGAAGATGATGCTTATGAAATTGTCCAGAATATCTTTCTCAATCTTTGGCGCAAAAGAAGCTCTTTTGAACTGACCAAAAACTTTGCTGTGTATTTTGCTACAGCCACTAAATATGAAGTCCTGAAGTCATTATCCAGACAAGGGCATATCGAACAGTATCGGAATATATTACGGACTTCTGTTTCTGATAGAGACGATTCTACAGTAAATCAACTGGAAACAAAGGAACTGCTGGAATCATTGGAACAATCTATCCGCGTACTTCCTGAAAAGTGTCAATTAGTATTCAGACTACGGGTGGAGAAGGAGTACAGTCAGAAAGAAATAGCAAAAGAGCTCAATATATCCGAAAAAACAGTAGAAGCTCACCTTACCAAAGCCCGCAAGCATATCCGTAATGATCTGGGCATTCTTGCATTTATACATCTGGTACATTATTTAAAAAATTTTTAA
- a CDS encoding FecR family protein, with protein MKQKPEPQRLQYLAEKWLNGTISAAEKQEFDEWYFSFEDHIVTDHTAEELDNIAAGLYKDIQSRSGMTVPPRISKIYPFKRMLYWAASVLILIGAGAILYIRQDNVPLQPTKTAVIIPGSERGNLQLGDGNAYDLEQLDTGIFLKRSGVEIVKTRKGEINYTVRSVEALNPDEIVDNTVSTPNGGQYKIQLSDGTRIWLNAASVIRFPIAFVGDKRMVELQGEAYFEVSKDPVKPFIVKTGKEEVRVLGTHFNVNSYEGDPVSRVSLLEGKVEVLAKRGLYKTHLLPGQQTVNTSNSINVESFNTEESIAWKNGEFIFNNERLDQVMLKVGRWYDADIIVDPEIAKILIWGSISKSEQIDKVLKLIQLTNENIKYRIEGRRIYMSPK; from the coding sequence ATGAAGCAGAAACCGGAACCGCAGAGACTCCAATATTTGGCCGAAAAATGGCTGAACGGAACAATTTCAGCAGCTGAAAAGCAGGAATTTGATGAGTGGTATTTCTCTTTTGAAGACCACATTGTAACAGATCATACTGCTGAAGAGCTGGATAATATCGCTGCCGGGCTTTATAAAGATATCCAGTCTCGGTCCGGAATGACAGTCCCGCCCCGAATTTCAAAAATTTATCCTTTTAAACGTATGTTGTATTGGGCAGCCTCTGTTTTGATACTGATAGGTGCTGGTGCAATTCTGTACATCAGACAGGATAATGTTCCGCTTCAACCTACTAAAACGGCTGTTATTATTCCCGGTTCAGAAAGAGGGAATCTGCAATTGGGAGATGGTAACGCCTATGATCTGGAACAACTTGATACGGGTATTTTTCTTAAAAGAAGCGGGGTTGAAATTGTCAAAACCCGAAAAGGCGAAATTAATTATACTGTACGTTCGGTTGAAGCCCTGAATCCAGATGAAATTGTAGATAATACCGTATCCACACCGAATGGAGGGCAATATAAAATTCAATTGAGCGACGGAACACGAATATGGCTGAATGCGGCGTCTGTGATCAGATTTCCAATAGCATTTGTCGGAGATAAGCGTATGGTTGAATTGCAGGGAGAGGCCTATTTTGAAGTCAGCAAAGACCCGGTGAAACCTTTTATTGTAAAAACAGGAAAAGAAGAGGTTCGGGTTTTAGGCACACATTTCAATGTGAATTCATATGAGGGTGATCCGGTATCTCGTGTTTCTTTATTGGAAGGAAAAGTAGAAGTTCTTGCTAAGAGAGGGCTCTACAAAACCCATCTATTGCCTGGACAGCAGACTGTTAACACCTCCAATTCGATAAATGTGGAATCTTTTAATACAGAAGAAAGCATCGCATGGAAGAATGGAGAATTTATATTTAACAATGAACGTCTGGATCAGGTCATGCTTAAAGTAGGCCGCTGGTATGATGCAGATATAATTGTCGATCCTGAGATCGCAAAAATACTGATCTGGGGATCTATATCTAAATCTGAGCAGATTGATAAGGTCTTAAAACTGATACAACTAACTAATGAAAATATAAAATACCGAATAGAAGGAAGGAGGATATATATGAGTCCAAAATAA
- a CDS encoding SusC/RagA family TonB-linked outer membrane protein has translation MISESGIVDRLRVEEVDLNRVSLDKGLSQLLAPFALDFVIEDKAIVIRRSSVAKMSKAENTTDVQTTIKGKVSGKDGQAIKGATVQVKNTREATATKDNGEFEITANPGDLLMVSSVGFVAQEVSVQGRGYLTVVLDVSNSALDEVVVVGYGEQKRKDVLGAISTVTSEDFDDRPSTNLGYSMEGKSAGVMITRPSGKPQNGMSVRVRGTNSITAGSNPLYIVDGVPTQLIYDINPNDIESVSVLKDAASAAIYGASGANGVILITTKRGKEGTSRLKLSGYTGFSRIAKKMDVLDRDQYISLMNEIGQVADWSKYTANTNWSDEVFRVARLQNYQMTVEGGNAKTKYYLSGAYSNENGVVKTNHIKRGTVKMNLDQKVNDWLSVGTSISYARWFDKNIIDNSGSGNAGVIMNVLTSSPVIGIYNEDGTFTANPLRLSFNNPVAYIDGSVNGYNNNRFYGNIFANIDLLKNLRFRSMFGYDNYNSKYNYFLDPFKTDWGRVNRGIANLSNEQSEYWLSENTLEYKQTFQDKHNLEVLGGVTSQRKYGESSSIESKGFNSTAVQTVNGGTIFTNPITAKSQRSNISIIGRIRYSFDDKYLLSSNFRADASSVFGPDNRWGYFPSFSAGWRLSEENFLKDVSAINDLKIRYSWGQVGNDAIGAYSWYGIVSPGINMIQGGQVVAGTGPSTPENTSLKWEASTQNNLGLDVTILDNRLTFAFDVYQKKTKNLLLNKPLALSSGFTGALQNIGDLENKGLELTISSKNLKDKLIWNTDFNFSLNRNKVGYIGGQDILDGYIPLRQEVSLIREGLPLGVFWGYRSLGVDPATGMMKYEDLNNDGNIDDADKMIIGNPNPKFAFGLNNNFRYKNFGLSFFLQGISGNDVFNATRIETEGMNDFKNQSVKVLNRWTTAGQQTDIPKAIYGDVTNSDISSRFVENGSYMRLKSATLSYSFPSDWLSKLKITELSCYLTGENIFTVTKYSGYDPESSAYGSNGAFGIDFGTYPQARQFIFGVNLTF, from the coding sequence GTGATCAGTGAATCCGGTATCGTGGATCGTCTTCGGGTGGAGGAAGTCGATCTGAATAGAGTGTCTTTGGATAAGGGACTTTCACAGCTATTAGCTCCATTTGCATTAGATTTCGTGATTGAAGATAAAGCTATTGTTATAAGACGATCTTCAGTTGCAAAAATGAGCAAGGCCGAAAATACGACAGATGTACAAACGACAATAAAAGGTAAGGTCAGCGGAAAAGACGGACAGGCAATTAAAGGCGCCACAGTACAGGTGAAGAATACACGTGAAGCTACCGCCACAAAAGATAACGGTGAATTTGAGATTACAGCTAATCCTGGTGACCTTCTCATGGTAAGTTCTGTCGGATTCGTAGCTCAGGAAGTGTCTGTACAAGGTCGGGGATACCTGACCGTGGTACTTGATGTATCCAATAGTGCACTGGATGAAGTCGTAGTGGTGGGATATGGGGAGCAAAAGAGAAAAGATGTACTTGGAGCAATCAGTACAGTTACATCAGAAGATTTTGATGACAGACCATCTACCAATCTGGGCTATTCTATGGAAGGTAAATCAGCCGGCGTGATGATTACGCGCCCGTCCGGTAAACCACAGAATGGGATGAGCGTACGTGTACGTGGTACAAACTCTATTACTGCCGGCAGCAATCCCTTATACATCGTGGATGGTGTGCCGACTCAGTTGATATACGATATTAATCCAAATGATATAGAAAGTGTGTCTGTTCTTAAAGATGCTGCATCAGCAGCTATCTATGGTGCTTCCGGAGCAAACGGGGTGATTCTGATCACAACTAAGCGTGGAAAAGAAGGAACTTCCAGATTAAAACTCTCCGGTTATACCGGTTTCAGCCGGATCGCAAAGAAAATGGATGTGCTGGACAGAGATCAGTATATATCTCTGATGAATGAAATCGGGCAGGTTGCTGATTGGAGTAAATATACCGCCAATACAAACTGGAGTGACGAAGTATTTCGGGTAGCCCGGCTTCAGAATTATCAGATGACTGTAGAAGGTGGCAATGCAAAAACCAAATATTATCTTTCCGGAGCATACTCAAATGAAAACGGAGTAGTGAAAACAAATCATATCAAAAGGGGAACAGTCAAAATGAACCTGGACCAGAAGGTAAATGACTGGTTGAGTGTTGGTACAAGTATCAGCTACGCACGTTGGTTTGATAAAAATATAATCGATAATTCGGGATCAGGCAATGCCGGCGTGATTATGAACGTGCTGACCAGTTCTCCGGTTATCGGTATCTACAATGAGGATGGTACATTTACGGCTAATCCTCTTCGGCTATCTTTCAACAATCCTGTAGCCTATATAGACGGTTCCGTAAACGGATATAATAATAACCGTTTCTACGGGAATATTTTTGCAAATATAGATTTGCTGAAAAATCTGAGATTCAGATCCATGTTTGGATATGATAATTATAACAGTAAATACAATTATTTTTTAGATCCGTTTAAAACAGATTGGGGAAGAGTAAATCGTGGTATTGCCAATCTTTCCAATGAGCAGAGTGAATACTGGTTGTCAGAGAATACATTAGAATATAAACAGACATTTCAGGATAAACATAATCTCGAAGTATTGGGAGGAGTGACCAGTCAGCGTAAATATGGAGAATCCAGCAGTATTGAATCTAAAGGATTCAATAGTACTGCTGTACAAACGGTCAACGGCGGAACAATATTTACAAATCCGATAACAGCTAAGAGTCAGCGGAGTAACATCTCCATTATTGGCCGTATACGCTATTCATTTGACGATAAATATCTGCTGTCCAGTAATTTCAGAGCGGATGCTTCTTCCGTATTCGGTCCGGACAATCGCTGGGGATATTTTCCTTCTTTCTCTGCAGGATGGCGTCTGTCTGAAGAGAATTTTCTTAAAGACGTGTCGGCTATCAACGACCTGAAGATCAGGTATTCATGGGGGCAGGTAGGTAATGATGCAATCGGCGCTTACAGTTGGTACGGAATCGTATCACCCGGAATCAACATGATTCAGGGTGGTCAGGTCGTAGCCGGTACGGGACCATCTACTCCGGAAAATACAAGTCTGAAGTGGGAAGCTTCAACACAGAATAACCTGGGACTTGATGTAACTATCTTAGACAACAGGCTTACATTTGCCTTTGATGTATATCAAAAGAAGACAAAGAATCTGTTGTTAAATAAACCGCTGGCTCTTTCCAGTGGTTTTACAGGAGCATTACAGAATATCGGAGATCTGGAAAATAAAGGATTAGAGCTGACAATATCTTCCAAAAACCTGAAAGATAAGCTAATCTGGAATACGGATTTTAATTTCTCACTCAATAGAAATAAGGTCGGATATATAGGAGGACAGGATATCCTCGACGGATACATTCCTTTACGCCAGGAGGTATCATTGATTCGTGAGGGTTTGCCTTTAGGTGTATTCTGGGGATATCGTTCACTTGGAGTAGATCCTGCTACAGGGATGATGAAGTATGAAGACCTGAATAATGACGGAAATATAGATGACGCTGATAAAATGATCATCGGTAATCCCAATCCCAAATTTGCATTCGGTCTGAATAACAACTTCCGGTATAAAAATTTCGGACTGTCTTTCTTTTTGCAGGGTATTTCCGGCAACGATGTATTCAATGCCACACGAATTGAAACTGAAGGAATGAATGATTTCAAAAATCAGTCTGTTAAAGTCCTGAACAGATGGACAACAGCAGGACAGCAGACCGATATCCCGAAAGCGATCTATGGAGATGTTACTAATTCAGACATTTCTTCCCGATTCGTAGAAAACGGATCTTACATGCGGTTGAAATCTGCGACGCTTAGTTATAGTTTTCCATCTGACTGGCTTAGCAAATTGAAAATAACCGAATTGAGTTGCTATCTGACCGGTGAGAATATCTTTACCGTAACAAAGTATTCCGGATATGATCCCGAATCCAGCGCCTACGGTTCAAACGGAGCCTTTGGTATCGATTTCGGTACTTATCCACAGGCCAGACAATTTATTTTTGGTGTGAATCTAACCTTTTAA